One stretch of Molothrus aeneus isolate 106 chromosome 2, BPBGC_Maene_1.0, whole genome shotgun sequence DNA includes these proteins:
- the STOML3 gene encoding stomatin-like protein 3 isoform X1, which translates to MRGSELPSKGMDPQTERPKKMNTEHLIADRQGGIGVCGWILVSLSFLLVLITFPISIWACIKVVREYERAVVFRLGHILSKKAKGPGMILVLPCTDTFIKVDLRTVACKIPPQEILTRDAVTAQVDGVVHYRIHSAVSAVANVTDVHSATLLLAQTALRNVLGTQSLAQVLAGREEIAHSIQATLNSATEQWGVKVARVEIRDIRIPVAMQRAMAAEAEAAQEKKAKVVAAEGEMNSSKALQRASMVLSESPAALPLRYLQTLTAVAAQNNSTIVFPLPMNMFGSLGQKRTGG; encoded by the exons ATGAGGGGATCAGAGCTTCCCTCTAAGGGGATGGATCCCCAGACAGAGAGACCCAAGAAAATGAACACAGAACATCTAATTG CTGACAGGCAGGGAGGAATTGGTGTCTGTGGCTGGATCCTGGTTTCACTTTCATTCCTCCTGGTGCTTATTACCTTTCCTATTTCCATCTGGGCATGTATCAAG GTTGTCAGAGAATATGAACGTGCTGTTGTATTTCGTCTGGGCCACATCCTGTCTAAGAAAGCAAAGGGACCAG gaatGATCCTTGTACTTCCATGTACAGATACATTTATCAAGGTTGATCTGAGGACTGTTGCCTGTAAGATTCCTCCACAAGAG ATTCTCACGAGGGATGCTGTTACTGCCCAGGTGGATGGGGTGGTGCACTACAGGATCCACAGCGCTGTCAGTGCAGTTGCCAATGTCACTGATGTCCACTCTGCCACCTTGCTtctggcacagacagccctgAGAAACGTTCTGGGTACACAGAGCTTGGCTCAGGTGCTGGCAGGTCGTGAGGAGATTGCGCACAGTATCCAG GCTACCCTCAACAGTGCCACGGAGCAGTGGGGAGTCAAAGTGGCTCGTGTGGAGATCAGAGACATCCGGATCCCCGTGGCCATGCAGAGGGCAATGGCAGCTGAAGCAGAGGCTGCTCAAGAGAAAAAAGCTAAG GTTGtggcagctgaaggagaaatGAATTCTTCCAAAGCTCTCCAGAGGGCCTCCATGGTGCTGTCTGagtctccagcagctctgccactgcGTTACCTGCAAACATTAacagctgtggcagcacagaATAATTCCACCATTGTCTTCCCTCTCCCTATGAATATGTTTGGGAGTTTAGGGCAGAAACGTACAGGGGGATAG
- the STOML3 gene encoding stomatin-like protein 3 isoform X2, translated as MRGSELPSKGMDPQTERPKKMNTEHLIADRQGGIGVCGWILVSLSFLLVLITFPISIWACIKVVREYERAVVFRLGHILSKKAKGPGMILVLPCTDTFIKVDLRTVACKIPPQEILTRDAVTAQVDGVVHYRIHSAVSAVANVTDVHSATLLLAQTALRNVLGTQSLAQVLAGREEIAHSIQGTPRGFPSASTVLFLVCCLSPRLPSTVPRSSGESKWLVWRSETSGSPWPCRGQWQLKQRLLKRKKLRLWQLKEK; from the exons ATGAGGGGATCAGAGCTTCCCTCTAAGGGGATGGATCCCCAGACAGAGAGACCCAAGAAAATGAACACAGAACATCTAATTG CTGACAGGCAGGGAGGAATTGGTGTCTGTGGCTGGATCCTGGTTTCACTTTCATTCCTCCTGGTGCTTATTACCTTTCCTATTTCCATCTGGGCATGTATCAAG GTTGTCAGAGAATATGAACGTGCTGTTGTATTTCGTCTGGGCCACATCCTGTCTAAGAAAGCAAAGGGACCAG gaatGATCCTTGTACTTCCATGTACAGATACATTTATCAAGGTTGATCTGAGGACTGTTGCCTGTAAGATTCCTCCACAAGAG ATTCTCACGAGGGATGCTGTTACTGCCCAGGTGGATGGGGTGGTGCACTACAGGATCCACAGCGCTGTCAGTGCAGTTGCCAATGTCACTGATGTCCACTCTGCCACCTTGCTtctggcacagacagccctgAGAAACGTTCTGGGTACACAGAGCTTGGCTCAGGTGCTGGCAGGTCGTGAGGAGATTGCGCACAGTATCCAG GGTACACCACGTGGCTttccctctgccagcactgTGCTCTTCCTGGTGTGTTGTTTGTCCCCAAGGCTACCCTCAACAGTGCCACGGAGCAGTGGGGAGTCAAAGTGGCTCGTGTGGAGATCAGAGACATCCGGATCCCCGTGGCCATGCAGAGGGCAATGGCAGCTGAAGCAGAGGCTGCTCAAGAGAAAAAAGCTAAG GTTGtggcagctgaaggagaaatGA
- the PROSER1 gene encoding proline and serine-rich protein 1 isoform X2, producing MDKKSFETVLDEIRKAVLTEYKLKAIEYVHGYFSSEQVVELLRYFSWAEPQLKAIKALQHKIVAVPASKMVNILNCFTFSKDKLIALEILASNIVDAQNYRLIEDLFRINMSEKKRCRRILEQASKTGCKAPHAMISSCGMIPGNPYPKGKPSRINGIFPGTPIKKDTEECTNEGKGIAARILGPSKPAPSTYNPHKPVPYPIPPCRPHATIAPSAYNNAGLVPMANVIAPGLPAPPPYTANQVVSENEDLSSQAKPSQNQAFSAQANQLFTPHGSNPSTPAATPVPTPSPVKAISHPLAPATPLISGMNMSTPVLPVFPGQVSSSIHTSQPSTPTPTVIKSLSLPGVPVTSVHSATSTPIPSVFSGLASIPAAMPAPQGSSTPCATPAPSEAFASAATPFAGLPFSATSSVASANNPAPLSSVFAGLPLSLPPNAQGISSPVPSTIANSPATTIPGSLSLPNPILSVLKGFLTSNDTSLINSSALPSAVTSELASLSALANQSSDTPTSTVNKCYTPSATPNTQRSSTPGLAIFPGLPSPSVANSSSTPPTLPAQSPLTTSPSIMPVNCGSSASLLHGTSPTNPDQQLSSAPAATSMPVLVKTEPMSPTLSAFKGPSHSASPSHGTLGLSGLGRAYTSAASVPVSLPSSLNPALSGLSSLSAPLNNSSSLASISLAPHGSSAPIAPVFNGLPPFTSLTSNFAFTGNPALTPPVTLPGSLLATPATSTAAVPAPHVSSTAAVLSGLAASATVSAPPFSLNLSSAVPSLFSVAQGPLGSSNPSFPGFPVSNTPSVTPALPSFPGLQASSAVAAVAPLPAAATAPSPAPVLPGFASAFSSNFNSALVAQAGLTSGLQTPGNAVFPGLLSLPGIPGFPQSAAQSSLQELQHSAAAQSALLQE from the exons ATGGATAAGAAATCATTTGAAACCGTGCTGGATGAAATTAGGAAG GCTGTATTGACTGAGTACAAATTAAAAGCTATTGAATATGTTCATGGATACTTTTCTAGTGAACAG GTTGTTGAATTACTGAGATACTTCTCCTGGGCAGAACCACAGCTTAAGGCAATAAAGGCTTTACAACAT AAAATAGTGGCAGTTCCAGCATCAAAAATGGTTAATATTCTCAACTGCTTCACCTTCAGTAAGGATAAACTTATTGCCCTTGAAATCTTAGCTTC CAACATTGTTGATGCTCAGAATTATCGCCTGATTGAAGATCTGTTCAGAATTAATATGTCAGAGAAGAAAAGATGCAGACGAATTCTCGAACAG GCTTCGAAAACAGGTTGTAAGGCTCCTCATGCTATGATATCATCCTGTGGCATGATTCCTGGCAATCCTTATCCCAAGGGCAAACCAAGCCGCATAAATGGAATTTTTCCA ggAACCCCTATCAAAAAGGACACAGAAGAATGTACTAATGAGGGAAAGGGAATAGCAGCCCGTATACTTGGACCATCCAAACCA GCTCCATCAACGTACAATCCACACAAACCAGTTCCGTACCCCATCCCACCATGTCGGCCACATGCAACTATTGCACCAA GTGCTTACAACAATGCTGGCTTAGTTCCAATGGCCAATGTCATAGCTCCAGGCTTACCAGCTCCTCCACCGTACACTGCTAATCAAGTGGTATCAG AAAATGAGGACCTTTCCAGCCAGGCAAAACCTTCCCAAAATCAAG ctTTTTCTGCACAAGCGAATCAGCTCTTTACTCCTCATGGTTCTAATCCTTCAACACCTGCTGCTACTCCAGTCCCTACCCCATCACCTGTCAAGGCAATAAGCCATCCATTAGCACCTGCAACTCCACTCATCTCTGGGATGAACATGTCTACCCCTGTCCTTCCTGTTTTCCCAGGACAGGTCTCCTCTTCCATCCATACATCTCAGCCATCCACCCCAACCCCTACTGTCATCAAATCCCTTTCATTGCCCGGTGTTCCTGTCACATCTGTTCACAGTGCAACCTCTACCCCTATCCCCTCAGTTTTTTCTGGGCTGGCTTCTATCCCTGCTGCTATGCCCGCTCCACAAGGTTCTTCCACTCCATGTGCCACACCTGCACCCAGTGAAGCTTTTGCATCTGCTGCTACACCATTTGCTGGCCTCCCTTTCTCTGCAACCTCTTCAGTTGCTTCTGCTAATAATCCTGCTCCATTGTCATCAGTCTTTGCTGGCCTCCCTTTGTCCTTGCCGCCCAATGCCCAAGGGATTTCTAGTCCTGTTCCATCTACAATTGCTAATTCTCCTGCCACCACCATTCCTGGCTCGCTTAGCTTGCCTAACCCAATTTTGTCTGTCTTAAAGGGATTTCTGACATCAAATGACACTTCATTAATCAATTCATCTGCTTTACCTTCTGCTGTGACAAGTGAGCTTGCTTCTTTATCTGCTCTTGCTAATCAAAGCTCTGATACTCCCACTTCCACTGTCAACAAATGTTACACTCCATCAGCTACCCCCAACACACAGCGTTCCTCCACACCTGGGCTGGCTATTTTTCCAGGTCTTCCATCCCCATCTGTAGCCAATTCTAGTTCCACTCCTCCCACATTGCCTGCACAGTCACCTTTAACCACTTCGCCATCGATTATGCCAGTCAACTGTGGCTCATCAGCCTCCCTCTTGCATGGCACAAGTCCTACTAATCCTGACCAGCAGCTCTCAtcagccccagctgccacaAGTATGCCAGTTCTGGTCAAAACAGAACCCATGAGTCCTACCCTGTCGGCCTTCAAAGGTCCTTCTCATTCAGCCAGCCCTTCTCATGGCACTCTAGGACTCTCAGGGCTCGGGCGTGCATACACCTCAGCAGCTTCAGTGCCCGTCAGCTTGCCCAGTTCCCTGAACCCAGCGCTGTCAGGGCTCTCCTCTTTGAGTGCTCCTCTGAACAACTCCAGTTCTCTGGCTTCCATTTCCCTCGCCCCACACGGCTCCTCTGCTCCCATTGCCCCCGTGTTCAATGGACTTCCTCCTTTCACGTCTCTAACCAGTAACTTTGCCTTTACTGGTAACCCAGCACTGACCCCGCCTGTCACCCTCCCGGGGTCTCTGCTGGCCACTCCGGCTACGAGCACCGCAGCCGTGCCCGCCCCCCACGTGAGTTCCACCGCCGCCGTGCTCTCAGGACTCGCCGCCTCCGCAACCGTCTCCGCTCCACCCTTCTCGCTTAACTTGTCCAGTGCtgtcccttcccttttttctgttgCCCAGGGACCTCTGGGATCATCAAACCCATCCTTCCCTGGTTTTCCTGTCTCTAACACACCCTCTGTCACTCCTGCTCTCCCTTCTTTCCCCGGCCTCCAGGCATCTTCTGCAGTAGCAGCAGTTGCACCGTTGCCggcagctgccacagccccatCTCCAGCTCCGGTCCTGCCAGGGTTTGCCTCGGCCTTTAGCTCAAACTTCAACTCTGCACTTGTGGCACAGGCTGG cTTGACTTCTGGACTACAGACTCCAGGAAATGCAGTTTTTCCTGGTCTTTTATCTCTCCCTGGTATCCCTGGCTTTCCCCAAAGCGCCGCACAATCTTCCTTACAGGAATTGCAGCACAGTGCAGCTGCACAGTCAGCACTACTACAG gAATAG
- the PROSER1 gene encoding proline and serine-rich protein 1 isoform X1 has product MDKKSFETVLDEIRKAVLTEYKLKAIEYVHGYFSSEQVVELLRYFSWAEPQLKAIKALQHKIVAVPASKMVNILNCFTFSKDKLIALEILASNIVDAQNYRLIEDLFRINMSEKKRCRRILEQASKTGCKAPHAMISSCGMIPGNPYPKGKPSRINGIFPGTPIKKDTEECTNEGKGIAARILGPSKPAPSTYNPHKPVPYPIPPCRPHATIAPSAYNNAGLVPMANVIAPGLPAPPPYTANQVVSENEDLSSQAKPSQNQAFSAQANQLFTPHGSNPSTPAATPVPTPSPVKAISHPLAPATPLISGMNMSTPVLPVFPGQVSSSIHTSQPSTPTPTVIKSLSLPGVPVTSVHSATSTPIPSVFSGLASIPAAMPAPQGSSTPCATPAPSEAFASAATPFAGLPFSATSSVASANNPAPLSSVFAGLPLSLPPNAQGISSPVPSTIANSPATTIPGSLSLPNPILSVLKGFLTSNDTSLINSSALPSAVTSELASLSALANQSSDTPTSTVNKCYTPSATPNTQRSSTPGLAIFPGLPSPSVANSSSTPPTLPAQSPLTTSPSIMPVNCGSSASLLHGTSPTNPDQQLSSAPAATSMPVLVKTEPMSPTLSAFKGPSHSASPSHGTLGLSGLGRAYTSAASVPVSLPSSLNPALSGLSSLSAPLNNSSSLASISLAPHGSSAPIAPVFNGLPPFTSLTSNFAFTGNPALTPPVTLPGSLLATPATSTAAVPAPHVSSTAAVLSGLAASATVSAPPFSLNLSSAVPSLFSVAQGPLGSSNPSFPGFPVSNTPSVTPALPSFPGLQASSAVAAVAPLPAAATAPSPAPVLPGFASAFSSNFNSALVAQAGLTSGLQTPGNAVFPGLLSLPGIPGFPQSAAQSSLQELQHSAAAQSALLQAHSASALDNYTAQPEGFANYPSTPGTPFSLQTSLPQSGWQ; this is encoded by the exons ATGGATAAGAAATCATTTGAAACCGTGCTGGATGAAATTAGGAAG GCTGTATTGACTGAGTACAAATTAAAAGCTATTGAATATGTTCATGGATACTTTTCTAGTGAACAG GTTGTTGAATTACTGAGATACTTCTCCTGGGCAGAACCACAGCTTAAGGCAATAAAGGCTTTACAACAT AAAATAGTGGCAGTTCCAGCATCAAAAATGGTTAATATTCTCAACTGCTTCACCTTCAGTAAGGATAAACTTATTGCCCTTGAAATCTTAGCTTC CAACATTGTTGATGCTCAGAATTATCGCCTGATTGAAGATCTGTTCAGAATTAATATGTCAGAGAAGAAAAGATGCAGACGAATTCTCGAACAG GCTTCGAAAACAGGTTGTAAGGCTCCTCATGCTATGATATCATCCTGTGGCATGATTCCTGGCAATCCTTATCCCAAGGGCAAACCAAGCCGCATAAATGGAATTTTTCCA ggAACCCCTATCAAAAAGGACACAGAAGAATGTACTAATGAGGGAAAGGGAATAGCAGCCCGTATACTTGGACCATCCAAACCA GCTCCATCAACGTACAATCCACACAAACCAGTTCCGTACCCCATCCCACCATGTCGGCCACATGCAACTATTGCACCAA GTGCTTACAACAATGCTGGCTTAGTTCCAATGGCCAATGTCATAGCTCCAGGCTTACCAGCTCCTCCACCGTACACTGCTAATCAAGTGGTATCAG AAAATGAGGACCTTTCCAGCCAGGCAAAACCTTCCCAAAATCAAG ctTTTTCTGCACAAGCGAATCAGCTCTTTACTCCTCATGGTTCTAATCCTTCAACACCTGCTGCTACTCCAGTCCCTACCCCATCACCTGTCAAGGCAATAAGCCATCCATTAGCACCTGCAACTCCACTCATCTCTGGGATGAACATGTCTACCCCTGTCCTTCCTGTTTTCCCAGGACAGGTCTCCTCTTCCATCCATACATCTCAGCCATCCACCCCAACCCCTACTGTCATCAAATCCCTTTCATTGCCCGGTGTTCCTGTCACATCTGTTCACAGTGCAACCTCTACCCCTATCCCCTCAGTTTTTTCTGGGCTGGCTTCTATCCCTGCTGCTATGCCCGCTCCACAAGGTTCTTCCACTCCATGTGCCACACCTGCACCCAGTGAAGCTTTTGCATCTGCTGCTACACCATTTGCTGGCCTCCCTTTCTCTGCAACCTCTTCAGTTGCTTCTGCTAATAATCCTGCTCCATTGTCATCAGTCTTTGCTGGCCTCCCTTTGTCCTTGCCGCCCAATGCCCAAGGGATTTCTAGTCCTGTTCCATCTACAATTGCTAATTCTCCTGCCACCACCATTCCTGGCTCGCTTAGCTTGCCTAACCCAATTTTGTCTGTCTTAAAGGGATTTCTGACATCAAATGACACTTCATTAATCAATTCATCTGCTTTACCTTCTGCTGTGACAAGTGAGCTTGCTTCTTTATCTGCTCTTGCTAATCAAAGCTCTGATACTCCCACTTCCACTGTCAACAAATGTTACACTCCATCAGCTACCCCCAACACACAGCGTTCCTCCACACCTGGGCTGGCTATTTTTCCAGGTCTTCCATCCCCATCTGTAGCCAATTCTAGTTCCACTCCTCCCACATTGCCTGCACAGTCACCTTTAACCACTTCGCCATCGATTATGCCAGTCAACTGTGGCTCATCAGCCTCCCTCTTGCATGGCACAAGTCCTACTAATCCTGACCAGCAGCTCTCAtcagccccagctgccacaAGTATGCCAGTTCTGGTCAAAACAGAACCCATGAGTCCTACCCTGTCGGCCTTCAAAGGTCCTTCTCATTCAGCCAGCCCTTCTCATGGCACTCTAGGACTCTCAGGGCTCGGGCGTGCATACACCTCAGCAGCTTCAGTGCCCGTCAGCTTGCCCAGTTCCCTGAACCCAGCGCTGTCAGGGCTCTCCTCTTTGAGTGCTCCTCTGAACAACTCCAGTTCTCTGGCTTCCATTTCCCTCGCCCCACACGGCTCCTCTGCTCCCATTGCCCCCGTGTTCAATGGACTTCCTCCTTTCACGTCTCTAACCAGTAACTTTGCCTTTACTGGTAACCCAGCACTGACCCCGCCTGTCACCCTCCCGGGGTCTCTGCTGGCCACTCCGGCTACGAGCACCGCAGCCGTGCCCGCCCCCCACGTGAGTTCCACCGCCGCCGTGCTCTCAGGACTCGCCGCCTCCGCAACCGTCTCCGCTCCACCCTTCTCGCTTAACTTGTCCAGTGCtgtcccttcccttttttctgttgCCCAGGGACCTCTGGGATCATCAAACCCATCCTTCCCTGGTTTTCCTGTCTCTAACACACCCTCTGTCACTCCTGCTCTCCCTTCTTTCCCCGGCCTCCAGGCATCTTCTGCAGTAGCAGCAGTTGCACCGTTGCCggcagctgccacagccccatCTCCAGCTCCGGTCCTGCCAGGGTTTGCCTCGGCCTTTAGCTCAAACTTCAACTCTGCACTTGTGGCACAGGCTGG cTTGACTTCTGGACTACAGACTCCAGGAAATGCAGTTTTTCCTGGTCTTTTATCTCTCCCTGGTATCCCTGGCTTTCCCCAAAGCGCCGCACAATCTTCCTTACAGGAATTGCAGCACAGTGCAGCTGCACAGTCAGCACTACTACAG GCGCATTCTGCTTCTGCTCTGGACAACTATACAGCTCAGCCTGAAGGTTTTGCTAACTATCCATCAACACCAGGAACACCATTTTCATTGCAGACAAGTCTGCCCCAGAGTGGATGGCAGTAA
- the NHLRC3 gene encoding NHL repeat-containing protein 3 — MAGTLLAVLALLGGSQVLKAKNSSHWKGEQPMYKLDIGWPKAPEYFTGQTFCVAVDSLHGLVYVGQRGDNVPKVLVFSEEGYFLHSWNDTVEMPHGIFVWNTAIGSSIWITDVGTGKYGHTVKQYSPLGKLMQVLGTPGNAGSSLIPLQFDQPADIFVEETGEIYVVDGDGGMNNRLLKLSDDYKELWLTGSNGSGIGQFKIPHSVTVDAFGRVWVADRGNKRIQVFDKVTGEWLGSWNGCFSEDGPYSVRFTADYKYLIVAQLNINRLAILAAPPVGSIGDCAIVHSIQLADETKPHLVDVDMRSGAVYVAEIGAQQVQKYVPLS, encoded by the exons ATGGCCGGGACGCTGCTGGCGGTGCTGGCCCTGCTCGGCGGCTCCCAG gttttaaaagcaaagaactCCTCTCATTGGAAGGGAGAGCAACCGATGTACAAGCTGGACATAGGCTGGCCTAAAGCTCCAGAATACTTCACTGGCCAAACATTTTGTGTTGCTGTTGACTCTCTCCATGGTTTGGTCTATGTAGGACAA cGGGGAGACAATGTGCCAAAGGTACTTGTATTCTCAGAAGAAGGCTATTTTCTTCATTCCTGGAATGATACAGTTGAAATGCCTCATGGTATCTTTGTATGGAACACTGCAATAGGAAGTTCAATATGGATCACAGATGTTGGAACAG GGAAATACGGACACACGGTGAAACAATATAGCCCTTTGGGTAAACTTATGCAGGTCTTGGGCACACCTGGTAATGCTGGTTCAAGTTTGATTCCCCTGCAATTTGATCAACCAGCAGATATCTTTGTGGAGGAAACTGGAGAAATCTATGTTGTTGATGGAGACGGAGGAATGAACAACAGATTGCTCAAACTATCAGATG ACTACAAAGAGTTATGGCTGACTGGATCAAATGGGAGTGGCATTGGTCAGTTCAAGATTCCTCACAGTGTAACAGTGGATGCTTTTGGACGG GTATGGGTTGCAGACAGAGGCAACAAGAGAATCCAAGTTTTTGATAAAGTCACAGGAGAATGGCTTGGGTCTTGGAATGGCTGTTTTTCAGAAGATGGACCCTATTCTGTCAG GTTTACTGCCGATTACAAATACCTGATTGTAGCTCAGCTGAATATCAACCGGTTGGCAATCTTGGCAGCACCTCCAGTCGGCTCCATTGGGGACTGTGCCATAGTCCACAGCATCCAGCTGGCTGATGAAACCAAACCACACCTTGTGGATGTAGACATGAGGAGTGGAGCAGTCTATGTTGCAGAGATTGGAGCCCAGCAAGTACAAAAATATGTACCCTTAAGCTGA